One Panicum virgatum strain AP13 chromosome 9K, P.virgatum_v5, whole genome shotgun sequence genomic region harbors:
- the LOC120648551 gene encoding uncharacterized protein LOC120648551 produces the protein MTIPSGSAVRPTYVPRPAHLYSAAPGSSLFPSMNPYGAGSSSLRCPIHDLEYRQVGGTDDDEEIQEVDDLAQMEWVNTFFSSAPTQEVIGTSQLGGAPLATQDYSQVEQTPVPEQGRRSTRQTIPSEPLTYSQHHTRAGQAAERRGRRRGGKRGRI, from the exons ATGACGATACCTTCGGGTTCTGCAGTTCGGCCCACGTACGTGCCGCGACCGGCACATTTGTACTCGGCAG CGCCCGGCTCGTCGCTGTTTCCGTCGATGAATCCCTACGGCGCTGGATCTTCGTCTCTTCGTTGTCCAATACACGATTTAG AGTACCGGCAGGTGGGAGGGACAGACGACGATGAGGAGATTCAGGAGGTAGACGACCTCGCGCAGATGGAGTGGGTGAACACGTTCTTCTCTTCTGCACCGACGCAGGAGGTCATCGGCACTTCACAGTTGGGGGGTGCCCCACTCGCGACGCAGGACTACAGTCAGGTGGAACAGACGCCTGTTCCTGAGCAGGGTCGTCGGTCGACTCGCCAGACCATCCCGTCGGAGCCACTGACGTACTCACAGCACCACACTAGGGCGGGCCAGGCTGCAGAGCGACGtggcaggaggagagggggcaagCGCGGACGCATCTAG